A stretch of the uncultured Desulfovibrio sp. genome encodes the following:
- a CDS encoding TonB-dependent siderophore receptor: protein MSLLRKLSAQALPLGLAGLLLWGAPAPAQTLETETVKVSASRVEKELLDVPMSVSVVTKEQIKESTATTVGGLLEDVPGVQVVNSGAQGLKRISLRGENPTRVLILIDGQKIAENKSMDGTPLLVDPAIIERIEVIKGPASVLYGSEALGGVVNIITKKGGTKPIQGQITSSYNGSTKGFDESLSIYGAYKGFKYRATGFNTYQHNLSTPDGEAPHSKFKEQSGSAFLSYDFSDKFTLGGSYEQFYSDVMAGTTEDNSFYVDISPWERKKAAVFMEARNLTPFLPKLRLDAFWQNTHKKMLNHVEANSGTTSVLMNNYADNTNEQWGASMQSDWALGESNYLIAGYEFNRDGLDADTNTYSNMSIPINAFMTRKINSLTHYKYEGYMDTHAVYGLMETKLPWDFTLNYGVRQTWVRSTMNTARGDKATTSQMMGPPTTTYSNPSAGGEGSTWESQPVFNLSLMWQGIDDMTLRAGFSQGFRVPNLQEKYIISSMGGGTVEPNSSLKPEHSNNWEVGARYAAHGLALDASLFYTVATDYIATEQTGSTTYRYRNVSSAKTHGMELSGSYDLPFGFTPYVSATWMKRQYDNGDYTTWKTGVPEWTGRAGVRSLHSVNDDVDIIGDVYARFASQTQTESGSSRIEYKNDAWTTANAMLGVKFGKEKQYMVVGEVLNIFNQKYSLEPNAAIYEPGVHANIKVSVEF from the coding sequence ATGTCGCTGCTGCGTAAATTAAGCGCTCAGGCCCTGCCCTTGGGCCTTGCCGGGCTGCTGCTCTGGGGGGCACCGGCCCCGGCTCAGACCCTTGAGACGGAAACCGTCAAGGTTTCTGCCTCAAGGGTGGAAAAGGAACTGCTCGACGTGCCCATGTCGGTCAGCGTGGTCACCAAGGAACAGATCAAGGAATCGACAGCGACAACTGTCGGCGGCCTTCTGGAAGACGTGCCCGGCGTGCAGGTTGTCAATTCGGGCGCGCAGGGGCTGAAGCGCATATCCCTGCGCGGTGAAAACCCCACCCGCGTGCTTATTCTCATCGACGGGCAAAAAATTGCCGAAAACAAGTCCATGGACGGCACGCCCCTGCTCGTTGACCCGGCGATCATTGAACGCATTGAGGTCATCAAGGGGCCAGCTTCGGTGCTCTACGGCTCCGAAGCGCTGGGCGGCGTTGTAAACATCATCACCAAGAAGGGCGGCACCAAGCCCATCCAGGGGCAGATAACCAGCAGCTACAACGGCTCAACCAAGGGCTTTGACGAAAGCCTGTCCATCTACGGCGCGTACAAGGGGTTCAAGTATCGCGCCACGGGGTTCAACACCTACCAGCACAATCTTTCCACGCCTGACGGCGAGGCCCCGCATTCAAAGTTCAAGGAGCAGTCAGGCTCCGCCTTCCTGAGCTACGACTTCAGCGACAAGTTCACCCTGGGCGGCTCCTACGAACAGTTTTACAGCGATGTCATGGCCGGAACCACGGAAGACAATTCGTTTTACGTTGATATTTCCCCGTGGGAACGCAAAAAAGCCGCCGTCTTCATGGAGGCCAGGAACCTCACGCCCTTCCTGCCCAAGCTGCGGCTGGATGCCTTCTGGCAAAACACCCATAAAAAAATGCTCAACCATGTGGAGGCGAACTCCGGCACAACATCCGTACTCATGAACAACTACGCGGACAACACCAACGAGCAATGGGGCGCGAGCATGCAGAGCGACTGGGCTCTGGGCGAAAGCAACTACCTCATTGCCGGCTATGAATTCAACCGCGATGGGCTGGATGCCGACACCAATACCTATTCCAACATGTCCATTCCCATTAACGCCTTCATGACCAGAAAAATCAATTCCCTCACGCACTACAAGTACGAGGGCTACATGGACACGCATGCCGTGTACGGCCTCATGGAAACCAAGCTGCCGTGGGATTTCACCCTCAACTACGGCGTGCGCCAAACCTGGGTGCGCTCAACCATGAACACCGCACGCGGCGACAAAGCCACAACATCCCAGATGATGGGCCCGCCTACCACCACGTATTCCAATCCCAGCGCTGGCGGCGAGGGCAGCACATGGGAATCGCAGCCGGTATTCAACCTTTCGCTCATGTGGCAGGGAATTGACGACATGACCTTGCGGGCCGGTTTTTCGCAGGGATTCAGGGTGCCCAACCTGCAGGAGAAATATATCATCTCCAGCATGGGCGGCGGCACGGTTGAACCCAACTCCTCACTCAAACCCGAGCACTCCAACAACTGGGAAGTGGGCGCGCGCTACGCGGCTCACGGGCTGGCCCTTGATGCGTCACTTTTCTATACCGTGGCTACGGACTACATTGCCACCGAACAGACCGGCAGCACTACCTACCGCTACCGCAACGTCAGCTCGGCCAAAACCCACGGCATGGAACTGAGCGGCAGCTATGACCTGCCCTTTGGCTTCACCCCCTACGTTTCCGCTACCTGGATGAAGCGCCAATATGACAACGGCGACTACACCACGTGGAAAACCGGCGTTCCGGAATGGACAGGCCGGGCAGGCGTGCGCTCGCTCCACTCCGTCAACGACGACGTGGACATCATCGGCGATGTTTACGCCCGATTTGCCAGCCAGACCCAGACCGAAAGCGGCTCCAGCCGTATCGAATACAAGAACGATGCGTGGACAACGGCCAACGCCATGCTGGGTGTAAAGTTTGGCAAAGAAAAGCAGTACATGGTTGTGGGCGAAGTGCTTAACATTTTTAACCAAAAATACAGTCTTGAACCCAATGCCGCCATTTACGAACCAGGGGTTCACGCCAACATCAAGGTAAGTGTGGAATTTTAA
- a CDS encoding MptD family putative ECF transporter S component has product MSELVHRYWSAHELVVIGVFAAAAKVSTLLVALAGGGMNPVSLLLKNLIYTTLLVVMLYRVRKAGTLLLFSLVSMLVSALLLGASITLLPAILLGALMAEASVALCGGYSRAWGPVLAVGVFDIASRVCSLGISWLFMRENPSLLMAAVPVVILGYLGAAAGLFTGYNAVKELRHAGIVRQ; this is encoded by the coding sequence ATGAGTGAACTGGTCCATCGATACTGGAGCGCCCACGAGCTCGTTGTCATTGGGGTTTTTGCCGCTGCGGCCAAGGTTTCCACGCTGCTGGTGGCCTTGGCCGGGGGCGGCATGAATCCGGTTTCGCTGCTGCTGAAAAACCTGATCTACACGACCCTGCTGGTGGTAATGCTCTACAGGGTGCGCAAGGCAGGAACCTTGCTGTTGTTCTCGCTGGTCAGCATGCTCGTCAGCGCCCTGTTGCTGGGGGCCAGCATCACCCTGCTGCCCGCGATCTTGCTGGGCGCTCTCATGGCTGAGGCCTCTGTCGCCCTTTGCGGCGGTTACAGCCGGGCATGGGGCCCGGTGCTGGCCGTGGGCGTGTTCGACATTGCGAGCAGGGTCTGTTCGCTGGGAATTTCCTGGTTGTTCATGCGTGAAAACCCTTCCCTGCTCATGGCGGCTGTGCCGGTGGTCATACTGGGGTATCTGGGGGCGGCGGCGGGCCTGTTCACCGGGTACAACGCTGTAAAGGAGCTGCGCCATGCGGGCATTGTTCGACAATAA
- a CDS encoding energy-coupling factor transporter transmembrane protein EcfT codes for MRALFDNNAADAASWLPKVDARAKLALSVVAAIGSLVVSNIQGQLLLCGFSMCYALSLRKPKALLWAYLFFTLMCGMAMGCMWIMGQFMPSLNKAGFTGLVVPFLRMLTMLHVVLPMALSTRVQDLLNALRGMRLPFCIYLPAAVVVRFIPTFLADVQQVTESLRLRGYRLSPWGITRHPVQSMRLLFTPLLFRSLRTSEDLGIAAELKGLGYGKTMTPYKTCHWALRDTLLLIAACAVLTAALTLQMHLGGTSLGGMR; via the coding sequence ATGCGGGCATTGTTCGACAATAACGCGGCAGACGCCGCAAGCTGGCTGCCCAAGGTGGACGCACGCGCAAAACTGGCCTTGAGCGTGGTGGCGGCAATCGGCTCCCTGGTTGTTTCAAACATTCAGGGGCAGTTGCTGCTTTGCGGATTTTCCATGTGCTACGCGCTTTCTCTGCGCAAACCCAAGGCGCTGCTCTGGGCATATCTTTTCTTTACCCTCATGTGCGGCATGGCAATGGGCTGCATGTGGATCATGGGACAGTTCATGCCGTCGCTCAACAAAGCCGGATTTACAGGGCTTGTTGTTCCCTTTTTGCGTATGCTCACCATGCTGCACGTGGTTTTGCCCATGGCGCTTTCCACTCGTGTGCAGGATCTGCTCAATGCCTTGCGCGGCATGCGGCTGCCATTCTGCATCTATCTGCCCGCGGCGGTTGTAGTGCGCTTTATCCCCACCTTTCTGGCCGATGTGCAGCAGGTCACGGAATCGCTGCGGCTTCGGGGCTACAGACTTTCACCATGGGGTATTACCCGCCATCCGGTGCAGAGCATGCGACTGCTGTTCACTCCCCTGCTGTTCCGCTCGCTGCGCACATCAGAAGATCTTGGCATCGCGGCGGAGCTCAAGGGACTGGGCTACGGCAAAACCATGACCCCCTACAAAACTTGCCATTGGGCCCTGCGCGACACGCTGCTGCTGATTGCGGCCTGTGCAGTGCTGACGGCGGCTCTGACTCTGCAAATGCACCTGGGCGGAACCAGCCTTGGAGGAATGCGCTAA
- a CDS encoding ABC transporter ATP-binding protein, which translates to MLRCENVTYIYPHQLAPAVRDLSLAVEPGELVLCTGASGCGKSTLIRLLNGLCPHYFSGTLQGRVLVNGTPTTEQTPPQLARQAGTLFQDPEQQFFALNVEDELSFALEWQGLSIETMRHAVAGAVRQFGLEEICRSSIHQLSEGQKQKVGLASLWTQRPHALVLDEPTANLDPESTAELALKLAQLKERGMAILVVDHRLYWLADVVDRVVVMREGRIEAEGDFAMLHDAELRRRFGLREARVPDARRTLPGCTSAHGLIQARNLTHAHKGRKPLYEDVNFDLPGGVTAIIGHNGAGKTTLARILAGLDQQQNGEILIRDQQCDAKQRMRHSGLVLQNADHQLHMRTVEQEVQTCLELAGQKDPEHVRMLLEEFGLLHLAGRHPQSLSGGEKQRLVVACALAKRPSLLILDEPTSGLDGANMNRLAAAIERQAHQERSVLLITHDLELLAGMGRQALRLPLVSPGQIDPPLTETPARKQHGNTPSITDQHKNSTAQAV; encoded by the coding sequence ATGCTGCGTTGTGAAAATGTCACCTACATCTATCCGCACCAGCTAGCCCCTGCCGTGCGCGACCTAAGCCTTGCGGTAGAGCCGGGCGAACTCGTGCTCTGCACCGGCGCAAGCGGATGCGGCAAATCCACACTTATCCGGCTGCTCAACGGCCTGTGCCCCCATTATTTCAGCGGTACCCTGCAAGGCCGGGTGCTGGTCAACGGCACGCCCACTACGGAGCAGACCCCGCCCCAGCTTGCCCGTCAGGCCGGAACCCTGTTTCAGGACCCCGAGCAGCAGTTTTTTGCCCTTAATGTTGAAGACGAGCTTTCGTTTGCTCTGGAATGGCAAGGCCTTAGCATTGAAACCATGCGTCATGCCGTTGCCGGGGCCGTCAGGCAGTTTGGTCTGGAGGAAATTTGCCGGTCATCCATACATCAGCTTTCTGAAGGCCAAAAGCAAAAGGTCGGCCTGGCCTCCCTGTGGACCCAGCGCCCGCACGCTCTTGTGCTGGACGAACCCACGGCCAACCTTGATCCGGAATCCACGGCCGAACTGGCCCTCAAGCTGGCCCAGCTCAAGGAGCGCGGCATGGCGATTCTGGTGGTTGACCACAGGCTCTACTGGCTGGCTGACGTGGTGGACAGGGTTGTTGTGATGCGCGAGGGACGCATTGAGGCGGAGGGCGACTTTGCCATGCTGCACGATGCGGAACTGCGGCGGCGCTTCGGCCTGCGCGAGGCTCGCGTTCCCGATGCGCGCCGCACCCTGCCCGGCTGCACCAGCGCCCACGGGCTGATACAAGCCCGCAACCTCACCCATGCGCACAAGGGCCGCAAACCCCTCTACGAAGACGTCAATTTTGATCTGCCCGGCGGCGTCACTGCCATCATCGGGCACAATGGAGCGGGCAAAACCACTTTGGCCCGGATTCTTGCAGGTCTCGACCAGCAGCAGAACGGTGAAATCCTCATTCGCGACCAACAGTGCGATGCAAAACAGCGCATGCGCCACAGCGGTCTGGTGTTGCAGAATGCCGACCATCAACTGCACATGCGCACCGTGGAGCAGGAGGTGCAGACCTGTCTGGAGCTGGCCGGGCAAAAGGACCCCGAGCATGTGCGCATGCTGCTTGAAGAATTCGGCCTGCTGCATCTCGCTGGGCGGCATCCGCAGTCGCTTTCCGGTGGGGAAAAGCAACGTCTGGTCGTTGCCTGCGCTCTGGCCAAACGCCCTTCCCTGCTCATTCTGGACGAACCGACCAGCGGCCTTGACGGGGCCAACATGAACAGGCTTGCAGCCGCTATTGAGCGGCAGGCCCATCAGGAACGCAGCGTGCTGCTTATCACGCATGATCTGGAGCTGCTGGCTGGCATGGGGCGGCAGGCGCTGCGCTTGCCGCTGGTCAGCCCCGGGCAAATCGACCCCCCGCTGACGGAAACACCTGCCCGCAAGCAGCACGGCAATACCCCGAGCATCACCGACCAGCACAAAAACTCCACCGCTCAGGCGGTGTAA
- the hutX gene encoding heme utilization cystosolic carrier protein HutX: protein MTTANDDTLADKVAALLAEKKMVMLDTLAQTCGVSELQAAEALPQPMRAFASAADFDAIWADLTAWESATFIMRHGGSVVEIKGQIPAGKHGGGYFNLDHGCPLGGHVCSNNIAHMAFLSLPFMGLESHSIQFFDAAGAVVFSIYVGRENRALIPSVKERFLALRTALGKENMQ from the coding sequence ATGACAACGGCAAACGACGATACACTGGCAGACAAAGTAGCGGCCCTACTGGCCGAGAAAAAAATGGTCATGCTGGACACGCTGGCGCAGACCTGCGGCGTCAGCGAACTTCAGGCGGCAGAAGCCCTGCCCCAACCCATGCGAGCCTTTGCCTCAGCGGCGGACTTTGACGCCATATGGGCCGACCTTACAGCCTGGGAATCCGCCACGTTCATCATGCGCCACGGTGGAAGCGTGGTGGAGATCAAGGGGCAGATCCCTGCGGGCAAGCACGGGGGCGGCTATTTCAACCTTGATCACGGCTGCCCTCTGGGCGGGCACGTTTGCAGCAACAACATTGCCCACATGGCTTTTTTGTCCCTGCCTTTCATGGGGTTGGAAAGTCACAGCATCCAGTTTTTTGATGCAGCGGGCGCGGTTGTGTTTTCCATCTACGTAGGGCGCGAAAACCGCGCGCTCATCCCCTCGGTAAAAGAACGCTTTCTGGCGCTGCGCACGGCGCTGGGCAAGGAGAATATGCAATGA
- a CDS encoding flavodoxin family protein — translation MKTLVVYSSRTGNTEKVARAVAEGLQDCDICPVKDAPNPSGYDFVAVGYWVDKGMPDADAKRYIESIENCTVALFGTLGAWPDSEHAADCKKKGEALLNEPQRGNRVLGSFLCQGRVDPAVVAMMQKMADNAHPMTDERRARLEEAAKHPDEEDCRQAREYITALAATV, via the coding sequence ATGAAAACTCTGGTGGTCTACTCCTCCCGCACGGGTAATACGGAAAAGGTGGCCCGTGCCGTGGCTGAGGGCCTGCAAGACTGCGACATTTGCCCTGTAAAGGATGCCCCAAACCCTAGCGGCTATGACTTTGTGGCCGTGGGCTACTGGGTGGACAAAGGCATGCCCGATGCCGATGCCAAACGATATATTGAGAGCATCGAAAACTGCACCGTGGCCCTGTTCGGCACCCTTGGGGCATGGCCTGACTCGGAACACGCCGCTGACTGCAAAAAAAAGGGAGAAGCTCTGCTCAATGAGCCGCAACGCGGCAACAGGGTTTTGGGGTCATTCCTGTGTCAGGGACGCGTTGACCCGGCAGTGGTGGCCATGATGCAGAAAATGGCCGACAACGCCCACCCCATGACGGACGAACGCCGCGCCCGCCTTGAAGAAGCCGCCAAGCATCCCGATGAGGAAGACTGCCGACAGGCGCGGGAATACATCACGGCCCTTGCTGCCACGGTATAA
- a CDS encoding TonB family protein, protein MKKLSVLPGLCSGSTLASLTLHGGLIALALLLGGQASLPQEKVYRVSLAQMAASVRPAAAPGLPDGGAAAPARAITPQEVIKTQEKQQPQPPQPVNNMAQASEKTVSPVKKKTSMSKPQQQDIQRAASVKPVQTAAAVQMPQQNAAETPPGAGAEAQARGVIDGKGTAGHGKNGAESGGAASPSVLHKLLGAIEQYKNYPKHARRTGAEGTAILLVQVGNDGKVTGSSLHRGSGHGVLDSATEQLGTRLAGLDTGVRGSSFSVRVPVEYSLH, encoded by the coding sequence ATGAAAAAACTGTCAGTCTTGCCCGGTCTGTGTTCAGGATCAACCCTGGCTTCGCTGACGTTGCACGGTGGCCTTATCGCCCTTGCCCTGCTGTTGGGTGGACAGGCCTCCTTGCCGCAGGAAAAAGTCTATCGGGTGTCGCTTGCGCAGATGGCAGCCAGCGTTCGCCCCGCTGCTGCCCCAGGCCTGCCGGATGGGGGCGCGGCAGCTCCGGCGAGGGCTATCACGCCGCAAGAGGTGATAAAGACGCAGGAAAAACAGCAGCCTCAGCCGCCGCAACCTGTGAACAACATGGCGCAGGCGTCTGAAAAAACGGTTTCGCCAGTCAAAAAAAAGACCAGCATGAGCAAGCCCCAGCAACAAGACATACAGCGGGCCGCATCGGTCAAACCTGTGCAAACTGCTGCTGCCGTGCAGATGCCGCAGCAAAACGCCGCAGAGACTCCCCCCGGCGCAGGGGCTGAGGCGCAGGCCAGGGGCGTTATAGACGGCAAGGGAACCGCAGGGCATGGAAAAAACGGCGCGGAATCAGGCGGCGCAGCCAGCCCAAGCGTGCTGCACAAACTGCTGGGGGCCATAGAACAGTATAAAAACTACCCCAAGCACGCACGGCGCACCGGAGCCGAGGGCACAGCCATTCTGCTGGTGCAGGTGGGCAACGATGGCAAGGTCACTGGCTCCTCGCTGCACAGGGGCAGCGGCCACGGCGTGCTGGATTCAGCCACGGAACAGTTGGGTACAAGGCTTGCCGGTCTGGATACCGGAGTTCGCGGCAGCAGCTTTAGCGTGCGGGTGCCTGTGGAATATTCGCTCCACTAG
- a CDS encoding metal-dependent transcriptional regulator: MPEDEKQLSPALENYLAIIFRQEFAAGACRPSDIADAAGVARPSVTNALRELAKRGYVTYAPYSLVNLTEKGLRAGQELAHRNMVLKDFFQNVLQLSEDRAASVACELEHVIPEDVMLRWRQFVLYMHHTQSEWEHWQQKTETLREEHATKQHAASPKAPPAIVHRKEFVKD, translated from the coding sequence ATGCCCGAAGACGAAAAGCAGCTTTCGCCAGCGCTGGAAAATTATCTCGCCATTATTTTCAGGCAGGAATTTGCCGCCGGGGCCTGTAGGCCCAGCGACATTGCCGATGCCGCCGGAGTTGCCCGCCCCTCTGTGACCAACGCCCTGCGCGAGCTGGCAAAGCGCGGCTACGTGACCTACGCCCCGTACAGCCTTGTAAATCTGACCGAAAAAGGGCTTCGTGCCGGGCAGGAACTGGCGCACCGCAACATGGTGCTGAAAGATTTTTTTCAGAATGTACTGCAACTTTCAGAAGACAGAGCCGCAAGTGTGGCCTGTGAGCTGGAACACGTCATCCCTGAGGATGTAATGCTGCGCTGGCGCCAGTTTGTGCTGTACATGCACCATACGCAGAGCGAGTGGGAGCATTGGCAGCAAAAAACAGAAACCCTGCGCGAAGAACACGCCACAAAGCAACATGCGGCAAGCCCCAAGGCGCCACCAGCAATCGTGCATCGCAAAGAGTTTGTAAAAGACTGA
- a CDS encoding MATE family efflux transporter: MSQSLPVTTWEVLKLTVPQMGLMLCHLAVSMTDLWVCGQIDGRILAVLGGISQVFAFLMLVTSMVASGCMATVSRAVGAGLFLRARRYAGLVLCISLLAGSCVAALALLALRLVPLNGLSSPELAPAASLFAQAYALQLPFYYSMIILNSTFRAHKMVWLPFATLCLVALVNYMGSVGYGLGRWGLPQLGYAGVAWSTVASSVLGFACSIALAARRGIISRSSFASWRWNRAALPRLWRIGIPAALGSLAGQSGSMALLACVANMPGNAAETLAGMTLGMRVISMLYLPVAAMGMTLAIMTGHLLGARRKAECYGMGLHYARQVAMIAIVAAAALFLSRHAIARWFTHDQAAVTVAGIFLLVACAKLPLEVVGMLLQAVLDGAGATRLTSRITALTRWGICVPLSYALTYLLHCGATGIFVSMACAEATGTLCLLYLYRQKKWLGSL, translated from the coding sequence ATGTCCCAATCATTGCCCGTCACAACGTGGGAAGTCCTGAAGCTCACTGTTCCGCAGATGGGCCTCATGCTGTGCCATCTGGCGGTTTCCATGACCGACCTGTGGGTATGCGGTCAGATTGATGGCCGAATCCTCGCGGTGCTTGGCGGTATCTCTCAGGTTTTCGCCTTTCTCATGCTTGTCACATCCATGGTTGCCAGCGGATGCATGGCTACTGTCAGCCGCGCTGTGGGGGCTGGGCTTTTTTTGCGTGCTCGGCGCTATGCCGGGCTGGTTCTCTGCATATCGCTGCTTGCCGGAAGCTGTGTTGCTGCTCTGGCCCTTCTGGCGTTGCGGCTCGTGCCCCTGAATGGTTTGTCTTCTCCGGAGCTTGCCCCTGCCGCCTCCCTGTTTGCCCAAGCCTATGCCCTGCAATTGCCGTTTTATTACAGCATGATAATTCTCAATTCCACATTTCGCGCGCACAAAATGGTGTGGCTGCCCTTTGCCACGTTATGCTTGGTGGCGCTGGTCAATTATATGGGCAGCGTGGGCTACGGGCTGGGCCGCTGGGGGCTGCCCCAGTTGGGCTATGCCGGGGTGGCGTGGTCAACCGTTGCCTCGTCTGTGCTGGGCTTTGCCTGCAGTATTGCTCTGGCGGCGCGGCGGGGAATCATCAGCCGGTCATCCTTTGCAAGCTGGCGGTGGAACAGGGCCGCGCTGCCGAGGTTGTGGCGCATTGGCATTCCCGCCGCCTTGGGCAGTCTGGCAGGGCAGAGCGGCAGCATGGCCTTGCTGGCCTGTGTTGCAAACATGCCCGGCAATGCTGCGGAAACTCTGGCGGGGATGACGCTCGGCATGCGGGTTATCAGCATGCTGTATTTACCTGTGGCGGCGATGGGTATGACCCTTGCCATCATGACAGGGCATTTGCTGGGCGCACGGCGCAAGGCTGAATGCTACGGCATGGGTCTGCACTATGCCCGGCAGGTGGCCATGATCGCCATTGTGGCGGCAGCGGCACTGTTCTTGAGCCGACACGCCATTGCGCGCTGGTTCACCCATGACCAGGCCGCCGTAACGGTGGCAGGGATTTTTCTGCTGGTCGCCTGCGCAAAACTGCCGCTGGAAGTAGTGGGCATGCTGTTGCAGGCAGTGCTGGATGGCGCAGGGGCCACGCGCCTTACCAGCCGCATTACTGCCCTGACCCGCTGGGGCATCTGCGTACCTCTGTCCTATGCCCTGACCTATCTGCTGCATTGTGGAGCCACGGGCATCTTTGTGTCCATGGCCTGCGCCGAAGCAACCGGAACCCTGTGCCTGCTGTACCTGTACAGGCAAAAAAAATGGCTTGGTAGCCTGTGA
- a CDS encoding GNAT family N-acetyltransferase: MIKFIIKSLCIQDVLALLEGKISLSQIDCAEYLLPHIVLQAALDALGRGTDWFWCAPRLFIDAITGQTLGTASFLTTNDPSVLEIGYGTATEFQGMGIASRGLALMLAEAQAHNSTMRYMSKTATNNRASQRVLEKNGFTPYAKTIDAEDGELVLWSR; encoded by the coding sequence ATGATAAAGTTTATAATAAAATCACTTTGCATTCAGGATGTTCTCGCACTGCTCGAGGGCAAGATTTCATTAAGCCAGATAGACTGTGCCGAATATCTGCTTCCGCATATTGTTCTTCAGGCGGCACTTGATGCCCTTGGACGAGGGACAGACTGGTTTTGGTGCGCGCCGAGGCTCTTCATAGATGCCATTACAGGACAAACATTGGGCACTGCCTCGTTTCTGACCACAAACGATCCTAGTGTTCTTGAAATCGGGTATGGCACAGCAACAGAATTTCAGGGAATGGGGATTGCCTCACGCGGACTTGCATTGATGCTGGCTGAGGCGCAGGCCCATAATTCCACCATGCGCTATATGTCCAAAACAGCCACTAACAACCGAGCCTCGCAGCGCGTGCTTGAAAAAAACGGCTTTACCCCCTACGCCAAAACCATAGATGCCGAAGACGGCGAGCTTGTTCTCTGGAGCAGATAG
- a CDS encoding heme-binding protein, with protein sequence MRRILPLFLVLLLVAFNAYAAAPAKQLPGDLTLAEAQTVLNTALAFSVKQGIPMNIAVVDAGGNLKAFVREDGAFIGSIDISQKKAITARYFNMSTAQLGAASQPGKELYGIEVTNRGLVIFGGGELLIRNGVIVGAIGVSGGSVAEDTAVSKAGAAALK encoded by the coding sequence GTGCGCCGTATCCTGCCTCTTTTTCTTGTCCTTTTACTTGTTGCCTTCAACGCTTACGCCGCAGCACCCGCTAAGCAGCTTCCTGGCGATCTTACCCTGGCCGAAGCGCAGACAGTGCTCAACACTGCTCTGGCTTTCTCTGTAAAACAGGGCATCCCCATGAACATTGCCGTTGTGGATGCCGGGGGCAACCTCAAAGCCTTTGTCCGTGAGGATGGGGCCTTTATTGGCAGCATCGATATTTCACAAAAAAAGGCCATAACGGCCCGCTATTTCAATATGTCCACTGCCCAGCTTGGCGCTGCCTCCCAGCCGGGTAAGGAACTTTATGGCATTGAAGTCACCAACAGGGGTCTTGTGATCTTTGGCGGCGGCGAACTGCTGATCCGCAATGGCGTCATTGTCGGGGCCATCGGCGTGAGCGGCGGCAGCGTGGCTGAAGACACCGCCGTTTCCAAGGCTGGCGCGGCGGCGCTCAAGTAA
- a CDS encoding NAD(P)-dependent oxidoreductase — protein MEFGFIGVGAMGGPLARNLIRAGKTVHVYNRSAEGRDKTLAAGKSGVPAMSMADMAPCKVVFTCLALPEHLTEKALGTDGLYAHMQPGSVHVELSTIDSHTAFALAEAADRQGIAYIQCTLGKTPAHAERGEAPLFVGGDQQAIAGLAEVWPILGVFNNVGTVEAACAVKLVSNLVGMANLAVLSEGLRIGEAAGVEKNLLLQLLGETGAQSFQLDTRGKSMAQGEYDPPRFALELALKDLRLGCGMAHGMNVDVPLLDMVFARFGRGEAAGLGKKDCAAVHEV, from the coding sequence ATGGAATTTGGTTTTATCGGTGTAGGCGCAATGGGCGGGCCGCTGGCGCGCAATCTTATCCGCGCGGGCAAAACCGTGCACGTTTACAACCGCAGTGCCGAGGGGAGGGATAAAACCCTTGCCGCCGGAAAAAGCGGCGTACCCGCCATGAGTATGGCGGACATGGCTCCCTGCAAAGTCGTATTCACCTGCCTGGCCCTGCCGGAACATCTGACGGAAAAAGCGCTCGGCACGGATGGCCTGTACGCGCACATGCAGCCCGGTTCCGTGCATGTGGAACTTTCGACCATCGATTCCCATACTGCCTTTGCCCTTGCCGAAGCCGCAGACAGGCAGGGTATTGCCTACATTCAATGCACCCTTGGCAAAACGCCAGCCCATGCGGAACGCGGCGAAGCCCCGCTCTTTGTGGGCGGCGACCAGCAGGCCATTGCCGGGCTGGCCGAAGTCTGGCCGATTCTTGGCGTGTTCAACAATGTGGGCACGGTGGAAGCTGCCTGCGCGGTCAAGCTGGTCAGCAATCTTGTGGGCATGGCAAATCTTGCTGTTTTGAGCGAGGGGCTGCGCATAGGCGAGGCCGCCGGGGTGGAAAAAAATCTGCTGCTGCAACTGCTTGGCGAAACTGGCGCGCAAAGTTTTCAGCTTGATACCAGGGGAAAATCCATGGCCCAAGGGGAGTATGATCCCCCGAGGTTCGCGCTGGAACTTGCCCTCAAAGATCTGCGCCTTGGCTGCGGTATGGCCCACGGCATGAATGTGGATGTGCCCCTGCTGGATATGGTTTTTGCCCGGTTCGGCCGTGGCGAGGCTGCGGGGCTGGGCAAGAAGGACTGCGCAGCGGTGCACGAAGTTTAG